The proteins below are encoded in one region of Paenibacillus sp. YYML68:
- a CDS encoding flavin monoamine oxidase family protein has protein sequence MEAHDSARDMTRRQFLNTVGKIGGSAAVFSLMGTLGLLTPETMKAADYTPPSQGDLKAANRNGKRVVILGAGIAGMTAAYELGLAGYDCVILEARARSGGRIWTVRRGTTVTEVGGVKQVARFDEAEHLYLNAGPMRIPQFHVTMEYCRKFGVELEPFNNVNESGYYYSENVGALSGQKIRKRAAKADVRGYVSELLAKAINQSALDLPLTAEEKAKVVEYLRREGDLNPDLFYKGSSRGGYKTEPGGKLDAGVIRDPFDMKAIIQSGFGNSFSGEYGYDQQMMMFHPVGGMDRISQAFEKRVGRHIVYHAEVRSIRQNDSGVTITYMDMSTGVEKQESGDYCICTIPLSVLKDIPADFSPELKTAISSVNYASAGKMGMQFKRRFWEEDEQIYGGSTTTNTDIASMYYPPTKYMSKKGILLTYYNFGAQADKLGKMSTAERESYSLGIAGKIHPQVFQEFESAFSINWKTVKYNLGGWASYTADDRKTIYPKLCEPDGRIYLAGEHLSYMTAWMAGGIESARKVVTELHERVMKA, from the coding sequence ATGGAAGCACATGATTCTGCCCGCGACATGACACGAAGACAATTTCTGAACACCGTCGGCAAAATTGGAGGCTCGGCTGCCGTATTCAGCCTGATGGGCACGCTCGGGCTGCTAACGCCGGAGACGATGAAGGCTGCTGATTATACGCCCCCGTCGCAAGGGGATCTGAAGGCGGCGAACCGCAACGGCAAGCGCGTCGTCATCTTGGGCGCCGGCATCGCCGGTATGACCGCCGCCTATGAGCTAGGGCTCGCCGGCTACGATTGCGTCATTCTCGAGGCGAGAGCGCGCTCGGGTGGCCGGATCTGGACGGTGCGTCGCGGTACGACGGTAACGGAGGTTGGCGGCGTGAAGCAGGTCGCTCGCTTCGATGAGGCGGAGCATCTGTATTTGAACGCCGGTCCGATGCGTATTCCGCAGTTTCACGTGACGATGGAGTATTGTCGCAAGTTCGGCGTGGAGCTGGAGCCGTTCAACAACGTGAACGAGAGCGGCTATTATTATTCCGAGAACGTCGGTGCGCTGTCTGGTCAGAAGATTCGGAAGCGGGCGGCGAAGGCGGATGTACGCGGCTACGTCTCGGAGCTACTGGCCAAGGCCATTAATCAGAGCGCACTCGATCTGCCGCTTACGGCGGAGGAGAAGGCGAAGGTCGTTGAATATTTACGGCGTGAGGGTGATCTGAATCCAGATCTGTTCTACAAGGGCTCCTCGCGCGGGGGCTACAAGACGGAGCCGGGCGGCAAGCTCGATGCGGGCGTCATTCGCGATCCGTTCGATATGAAGGCCATCATCCAGTCGGGCTTCGGTAACAGCTTCAGCGGCGAGTACGGCTATGACCAGCAGATGATGATGTTCCACCCGGTCGGCGGCATGGATCGGATCTCGCAGGCGTTCGAGAAGCGGGTCGGCCGCCACATCGTATACCACGCGGAGGTTAGGAGCATCCGTCAGAACGACAGTGGCGTCACGATCACGTACATGGATATGAGCACTGGCGTCGAGAAGCAGGAGAGCGGCGATTACTGCATCTGTACAATTCCGCTGTCCGTGCTGAAGGATATACCGGCAGATTTCTCGCCAGAGCTGAAGACCGCGATCTCCAGTGTCAACTACGCCTCCGCAGGCAAAATGGGCATGCAGTTCAAGCGCCGCTTCTGGGAGGAGGATGAGCAGATCTACGGTGGCAGCACGACGACGAACACAGACATAGCCTCCATGTACTACCCGCCGACGAAGTACATGTCGAAGAAGGGCATTCTGCTCACGTACTACAACTTCGGCGCACAGGCCGATAAGCTCGGGAAGATGTCAACCGCAGAGCGGGAGAGCTATTCGCTGGGCATCGCGGGTAAGATCCACCCGCAGGTGTTCCAGGAATTCGAGTCGGCGTTCTCCATCAACTGGAAGACGGTGAAGTATAATCTCGGCGGCTGGGCGTCGTATACGGCGGATGATCGCAAGACGATCTATCCGAAGCTGTGCGAGCCGGATGGCCGCATCTACTTGGCTGGTGAGCATCTCAGCTATATGACAGCTTGGATGGCAGGCGGCATCGAGTCGGCACGCAAGGTCGTGACTGAGCTGCATGAGCGTGTGATGAAGGCATAG
- a CDS encoding Gfo/Idh/MocA family protein, with translation MLKQVKWGILGYARIAKTSVIPGILKSDNAALYAIASSDADKRKECSELYPETIVYESYEALLDDADVAAVYIPLPNSMHKEWATRAMSKGKHVLCEKPIALNSEECSEMLEAAERYGVILMEAFMYRYTDRIRRVQEVLASGELGQVRYVQSTFRFLLNRPNTIKVQPELGGGSLYDVGCYPVNFVGMVTGQMPQSCVVQTVMDNGVDVLFSAVLRYPDGTVASINSGFNAFGQLNSEIVGTLGRIDIPDTFLGKAGSFTVTTESGVRYIEVEESDRYALEVTDFSAAVLEGRRPLCSLEETQRNMQVLDMLLAAMRGDEA, from the coding sequence ATGTTGAAGCAGGTGAAATGGGGTATTCTTGGGTACGCACGAATTGCCAAGACGTCTGTTATCCCGGGCATTCTGAAGTCGGACAACGCCGCATTGTATGCCATCGCTTCCAGCGATGCAGACAAGCGCAAGGAGTGCAGCGAGCTGTATCCGGAGACGATCGTCTACGAGAGCTATGAGGCGTTGCTCGACGACGCGGACGTAGCGGCGGTGTACATCCCGCTGCCGAATTCGATGCACAAGGAATGGGCGACCCGGGCGATGAGCAAGGGCAAGCATGTGCTCTGCGAGAAGCCGATCGCGCTGAATAGTGAGGAATGCAGCGAGATGCTGGAGGCAGCTGAGCGGTACGGCGTCATTCTGATGGAGGCGTTCATGTACCGGTATACCGACCGCATTCGGCGGGTGCAGGAGGTGCTGGCGAGCGGGGAGCTCGGACAGGTGCGTTACGTGCAGTCGACGTTCCGTTTCCTGCTGAACCGTCCGAACACGATCAAGGTACAGCCGGAGCTCGGCGGCGGCTCGCTGTACGATGTCGGCTGCTATCCGGTTAATTTCGTAGGGATGGTGACGGGACAAATGCCGCAGTCGTGCGTAGTACAGACGGTGATGGACAACGGGGTAGACGTGCTGTTCTCGGCGGTGCTGCGCTATCCGGACGGGACGGTCGCCTCCATTAACAGCGGCTTCAACGCCTTCGGTCAGCTGAATTCGGAGATTGTGGGCACATTGGGACGTATCGATATTCCGGATACGTTCCTCGGTAAAGCAGGCTCGTTCACGGTGACGACGGAGAGCGGTGTGAGGTACATCGAAGTGGAAGAGTCGGATCGCTACGCGCTCGAGGTCACTGACTTCTCAGCCGCTGTGCTGGAAGGACGCAGGCCGCTGTGCAGCCTGGAGGAGACGCAGCGCAACATGCAGGTGCTCGATATGCTGCTAGCTGCGATGAGAGGAGACGAAGCGTAA
- a CDS encoding bacterial Ig-like domain-containing protein — protein MRTTNRYLAVLLSFMLVFSSLGMRASAEEIVDPTAGGAISIASDWQGSVFGDVGGLDKINSTNFEIMENADQTVTLRSSNDRGKMATGSTPSEGIAYYFKEVPDDADFELTATAAVYSWKANSQVSFGLMVRSTVFTNVHGAVYSNGDYVALGAVDQTMQAFYKQNNVVTKSSVTNSSFTYSTANPPMAQEQYALSIKKTGNNYVLKIGDETKTIENVAGLKYAGLYTARNATMNFSNVQLNIEKPLQLGDWTFAAFGGNTGTDKNPAPTVQTDGSVTMLATGGKIASSDEGISYYYKELPTGLNFELEAKALVNSFNATSSISTPNQKSFGLMVRDNVAAHGATSSFTSNYVAVAGSGGSPNVMQAIQKLGTRTLHSLTGVTAPGAGQSFDLKIRKVGDVYEATANGVTEKFVLPGAMNDTFYAGLYVARDANITFSDFKIKADTRAPVSITANASGMKTIYLIGEELNTAGLQVTATYPNGSQEQLTKLDYVHSGFESATEGVKTVTIHFNGATTTVPVEVKKLTVLKLETKYAPAKTEYYPGDAFDPAGFVLTADYNNETTADLTSDKYTFSIEGATWNGTSFILDTPGVLTVKATSVETPTQSVTFPITVKAAQLTAVEIRKQPTKTLYYIGDELSLDGLVVYAKYSDQSEVRLMKDDYTVSQLDTASAGSKQVTITHKWMSALLALTVKVKEATGVKVTKYPATTYTVGADFDPSGLQVSKQYDSGEQEVLGALQYTVDASGYDKTKAGTYDIVITPADTTLAPIALKVTVREAAAPVWKTIIFGQSSTSTKNSVTVNDTDQSVELVALEGGGKVTGDHDGISFYYTELDAQQDNFVLSADIEVKAYAKSDHDGQESFGIMARDAIGENGNSSVFASNIAAVGGYSGGTKEPNGTQLFIRTGIQSPDGAGSQGVKKIMLGSEKPAPSNTAPAKPYRLTLAKTNSGYVGQLNNGEQQMFFEPDILNVQNSKVYVGFYTARLATIVVRNIDFKVTSAATDAPKVTPPAKPVTPDFSVLSLDRTSDPNYTLRVKSNVSGVMTVKLGESVIAQDVAVQAGAVKTLPATLAASGTNSFSVTFLPNDDQYLTTYDKLVKNFTVTTKSYVPGGDIYVSPTGTSAGTGAVDQPLDLDTAIDYVRPGQRIVMLGGTYVRSSKVEIKKYNDGTATARKSLVAAPGTRPVLDFDKKSEGIVLSGHYWHVLGIDVKRSAGNTKGFTIGGSHNIIELVNTYQNGDTGLQISKTDDATDKALWPSHNLILNCTSYDNRDPSDNNADGFAAKLTSGVGNIFRGTIAHNNIDDGWDLYTKSGSGAIGAVTIENSIAYNNGFLTDGTVGAGDKNGFKLGGEGIHVPHIIRNSAAFGNGAYGFASNSNPGVIAYNNVAFNNAGGNMNFTTYSHIPTDFRIGGFVSYQKDYTAKDSYPTALASDYNYMFNGTKSVNKSGVELTAANFESLTPVATYQRDANGDIIWGSFLKVLGVDKFTEPVVNPGPVDPGNPSSPGGSDGESSDSAGAPAVSQPAANTDGSVTVKVTASKNAAGAVSATLDSASWQDALAKTKANAEGKKIVKVDVATSAAASGGYEVKLPAAAYKEQSAAVQVEVKTNAATVVLPGNMFKQGELAGAETVGLSVKELAPSGALKEKLGNRLVYEFDIQVDGKTISWSNPDAAVQVAIPYKRSEQETNPAFIVVWYIDPAGTIIPVVNGKYNEADGQVYFKTNHFSQYTVTYNPKTFADVAGHWAKAEVDVMAAKGVINGVTEQSFEPNSSITRADFTLLLVRALGLTSSSKTSASFSDVASTDYYYNEIGIAKQLGLVNGKDDGRFEPKASITRQDMIVIASRALQAASKLGVSAAGTSELDAFADRETIAAYAKSHIAAMVKAGFVQGDDQKNVNPLAKTTRAEAAVLIYRLMNE, from the coding sequence ATGAGAACTACGAATCGTTATTTGGCTGTGCTGCTGTCGTTCATGCTCGTATTCTCATCACTTGGCATGCGTGCGTCGGCGGAGGAGATCGTGGATCCGACGGCAGGCGGTGCGATCAGCATTGCAAGTGATTGGCAGGGCAGTGTGTTTGGAGATGTGGGTGGTCTAGATAAGATTAATTCAACGAACTTTGAGATTATGGAAAATGCCGACCAGACGGTGACGCTGCGGAGCTCTAATGATCGCGGTAAGATGGCAACCGGGTCTACGCCTTCGGAAGGTATCGCGTATTACTTCAAGGAGGTACCTGACGATGCAGACTTCGAGCTGACGGCAACAGCGGCCGTCTATTCGTGGAAGGCGAACAGCCAAGTGTCGTTCGGCCTGATGGTGCGAAGCACGGTGTTCACGAATGTACATGGTGCGGTCTATTCGAACGGAGACTATGTAGCGCTGGGCGCAGTCGATCAGACGATGCAGGCGTTCTACAAGCAGAACAATGTAGTCACGAAGAGTAGTGTCACGAATAGCTCGTTCACGTACTCGACAGCGAACCCGCCGATGGCTCAGGAGCAGTACGCGCTGAGCATCAAGAAGACGGGCAACAACTATGTGCTGAAGATTGGTGACGAGACGAAGACGATCGAGAATGTCGCTGGACTGAAGTATGCGGGCTTGTATACGGCACGGAATGCGACGATGAACTTCAGCAATGTGCAGCTGAACATTGAGAAGCCGCTCCAGTTGGGCGACTGGACGTTCGCTGCCTTCGGAGGCAATACGGGAACGGATAAGAATCCAGCACCGACGGTTCAGACGGACGGAAGTGTGACGATGCTCGCGACGGGAGGGAAGATCGCTTCCTCGGATGAAGGGATCTCCTACTATTACAAGGAGCTGCCGACGGGACTGAACTTCGAGCTCGAAGCGAAGGCTCTGGTGAATAGCTTCAATGCGACGAGCTCGATCAGTACGCCGAATCAGAAGTCGTTCGGCTTGATGGTCAGAGACAACGTAGCCGCTCACGGGGCTACCTCCTCTTTTACATCGAATTATGTGGCGGTTGCAGGCTCGGGCGGATCACCTAATGTTATGCAGGCCATACAGAAGCTGGGTACACGTACATTGCATTCCTTGACGGGCGTAACGGCACCTGGAGCGGGTCAGTCCTTTGACCTGAAGATCCGCAAAGTTGGCGATGTGTATGAAGCAACGGCGAACGGCGTGACGGAGAAATTCGTGCTGCCAGGCGCCATGAACGATACGTTCTATGCGGGGCTGTATGTTGCGCGTGATGCTAACATTACGTTCAGCGACTTCAAAATCAAAGCCGATACCCGCGCTCCGGTCTCGATTACGGCCAACGCTTCGGGGATGAAGACGATCTACTTGATCGGTGAGGAGCTGAATACAGCAGGCCTTCAAGTGACGGCGACGTATCCGAATGGCTCGCAGGAGCAGCTGACGAAGCTTGATTATGTGCATAGCGGCTTCGAGAGCGCGACCGAGGGCGTCAAGACGGTGACGATCCACTTCAACGGTGCAACGACGACGGTGCCGGTCGAGGTGAAGAAGCTGACGGTGTTGAAGCTGGAGACGAAGTACGCTCCGGCGAAGACGGAATATTATCCCGGCGATGCGTTCGATCCGGCCGGCTTCGTGCTGACAGCGGACTACAACAATGAGACAACGGCCGACCTGACGAGCGATAAGTACACCTTCTCCATCGAAGGTGCGACGTGGAACGGCACGAGCTTTATTCTCGATACACCGGGTGTGCTGACGGTCAAGGCGACATCTGTAGAGACGCCGACCCAATCGGTGACGTTCCCGATTACGGTGAAGGCGGCACAGCTGACGGCGGTCGAGATTCGCAAGCAGCCGACCAAGACGCTGTATTACATCGGCGATGAGCTGAGTCTGGACGGCCTTGTCGTCTACGCGAAGTATAGCGATCAGTCTGAAGTAAGGCTGATGAAGGATGATTACACCGTATCGCAGCTCGATACCGCATCGGCGGGATCGAAGCAGGTGACGATTACCCATAAGTGGATGTCTGCGCTGCTTGCGTTAACGGTGAAGGTGAAGGAAGCGACCGGGGTGAAGGTGACGAAATATCCGGCGACGACTTATACGGTCGGTGCGGATTTTGACCCGAGCGGATTACAGGTGTCGAAGCAATATGACAGTGGCGAGCAAGAGGTGCTCGGAGCCTTGCAGTATACGGTAGATGCATCGGGCTACGACAAGACGAAGGCAGGCACGTATGACATCGTCATTACACCGGCAGATACGACGCTGGCACCTATTGCGCTGAAGGTAACGGTGCGCGAGGCAGCAGCGCCGGTATGGAAGACGATCATATTCGGTCAATCGAGCACTTCTACGAAGAACTCGGTGACGGTGAACGATACGGATCAGTCTGTAGAGCTGGTCGCTCTTGAGGGCGGTGGTAAAGTAACCGGCGATCATGACGGAATCTCCTTCTACTATACCGAGCTGGATGCGCAGCAGGACAACTTCGTCCTGTCGGCTGATATCGAGGTGAAGGCTTACGCGAAGTCTGATCATGATGGTCAGGAGTCGTTCGGTATTATGGCGCGCGATGCGATCGGTGAGAATGGCAACTCCAGTGTATTCGCTTCGAACATCGCAGCAGTCGGCGGCTATAGTGGCGGCACGAAGGAGCCGAATGGCACGCAGCTGTTCATCCGTACAGGTATTCAGTCACCGGACGGTGCTGGAAGCCAAGGCGTGAAGAAGATTATGCTGGGCAGTGAGAAGCCTGCACCTAGCAACACCGCTCCTGCGAAGCCGTACCGTCTGACACTCGCGAAGACGAACAGCGGCTATGTCGGACAGCTGAATAACGGCGAGCAGCAGATGTTCTTCGAGCCAGATATTCTCAATGTGCAAAACTCGAAGGTATACGTTGGCTTCTACACAGCGCGTCTAGCAACAATCGTCGTGCGCAACATCGACTTCAAGGTAACGTCGGCCGCTACGGATGCGCCGAAGGTGACACCTCCAGCGAAGCCGGTTACGCCGGACTTCAGCGTGCTGTCGCTGGACCGTACGTCCGACCCGAATTATACGCTGCGCGTGAAGTCGAACGTCAGCGGTGTGATGACGGTGAAGCTGGGTGAGTCTGTGATCGCCCAAGATGTTGCCGTCCAAGCAGGCGCAGTGAAGACGTTGCCTGCGACGCTTGCGGCCAGCGGAACGAATTCGTTCAGTGTAACGTTCCTGCCGAATGACGATCAATATTTGACAACTTACGATAAGCTGGTGAAGAACTTCACCGTTACGACGAAGTCGTACGTTCCAGGCGGGGACATCTACGTGTCGCCGACCGGCACAAGTGCAGGAACAGGAGCTGTAGACCAGCCTCTTGATCTCGATACGGCGATCGACTACGTCAGACCAGGTCAGCGCATCGTCATGCTGGGTGGAACATACGTTCGATCCTCAAAGGTCGAGATTAAGAAATACAACGACGGTACGGCCACTGCGCGTAAATCGCTCGTGGCAGCGCCAGGTACACGTCCGGTGCTCGACTTCGATAAGAAGTCGGAGGGCATCGTGCTTAGTGGCCATTACTGGCACGTGCTCGGCATCGACGTGAAGCGCTCGGCCGGTAACACGAAGGGCTTCACGATCGGCGGAAGCCACAACATCATCGAGCTGGTGAACACGTACCAGAACGGCGATACGGGCTTGCAGATCAGCAAGACCGATGATGCGACAGACAAGGCGCTGTGGCCTTCGCACAACTTGATTCTGAATTGTACGTCGTATGACAATCGCGACCCTTCCGACAACAACGCCGACGGCTTCGCGGCGAAGCTGACGTCGGGTGTGGGGAACATTTTCCGAGGCACGATTGCCCATAACAACATTGACGACGGCTGGGATCTGTATACGAAGTCTGGCTCCGGAGCGATCGGTGCGGTAACCATCGAGAACAGTATTGCTTACAACAACGGCTTCCTGACCGATGGAACCGTTGGAGCAGGCGATAAGAACGGCTTCAAGCTGGGTGGCGAAGGCATTCATGTGCCTCACATTATTCGCAACAGTGCAGCATTCGGTAACGGAGCTTACGGCTTCGCGAGCAACAGTAACCCGGGTGTCATTGCGTACAATAACGTGGCCTTCAACAACGCGGGCGGGAATATGAACTTCACGACTTACTCGCACATCCCGACAGACTTCCGCATTGGAGGATTCGTGTCGTACCAGAAGGATTATACGGCGAAGGATAGCTACCCGACTGCGCTCGCTTCGGACTATAACTATATGTTCAACGGCACGAAGTCGGTGAACAAGTCCGGCGTCGAATTAACAGCGGCGAACTTCGAGAGCCTCACGCCAGTTGCGACGTACCAGCGTGATGCGAATGGTGATATTATTTGGGGCAGCTTCTTGAAGGTGCTGGGCGTGGACAAATTCACAGAGCCTGTTGTGAATCCGGGTCCTGTAGATCCTGGTAACCCAAGTAGTCCGGGGGGCTCGGATGGTGAAAGCTCAGACTCTGCCGGAGCACCTGCGGTCAGTCAGCCTGCAGCGAACACAGACGGCAGCGTTACCGTGAAGGTGACGGCCTCGAAGAATGCCGCAGGCGCTGTATCCGCAACGCTTGATTCGGCTTCTTGGCAGGATGCCCTTGCGAAGACGAAGGCGAATGCAGAAGGCAAGAAGATCGTCAAGGTGGATGTGGCGACATCTGCTGCTGCATCGGGCGGCTACGAAGTGAAGCTCCCGGCTGCCGCGTATAAGGAGCAGTCCGCAGCGGTTCAAGTCGAAGTGAAGACGAATGCAGCTACGGTGGTGCTGCCGGGCAACATGTTCAAGCAAGGCGAGCTTGCTGGCGCTGAGACGGTCGGACTATCCGTTAAGGAGCTTGCACCTTCTGGTGCGTTGAAGGAGAAGCTCGGCAATCGTCTTGTCTACGAATTCGATATTCAAGTGGACGGCAAGACGATTAGCTGGAGCAACCCGGATGCTGCTGTACAGGTAGCGATCCCGTACAAGCGCAGCGAGCAGGAGACGAATCCGGCCTTTATCGTCGTCTGGTATATCGATCCGGCGGGCACGATTATCCCTGTGGTGAACGGCAAGTACAACGAGGCTGACGGTCAAGTGTACTTCAAGACGAACCACTTCAGCCAGTACACGGTGACGTACAATCCGAAGACGTTCGCGGATGTGGCTGGTCACTGGGCGAAGGCCGAGGTCGATGTGATGGCGGCGAAGGGTGTCATCAACGGTGTAACCGAGCAGTCCTTCGAGCCGAACAGCTCGATTACACGTGCTGACTTCACGCTGCTGCTCGTTCGGGCGCTTGGCTTGACGAGCTCATCCAAGACATCTGCAAGCTTCTCGGATGTCGCATCGACGGATTACTACTATAATGAAATCGGCATCGCTAAGCAGCTCGGCCTTGTGAATGGCAAGGACGATGGACGCTTCGAGCCGAAGGCTAGCATTACGCGTCAAGATATGATCGTCATCGCGTCCAGAGCGCTTCAGGCGGCGAGCAAGCTGGGAGTGTCTGCAGCTGGCACGTCCGAGCTTGACGCCTTCGCAGACCGCGAGACGATCGCGGCTTACGCGAAGTCCCATATCGCCGCAATGGTGAAGGCTGGCTTCGTGCAGGGAGACGATCAGAAGAATGTGAATCCGCTCGCCAAGACGACTCGTGCCGAGGCGGCGGTGCTGATTTACCGTTTGATGAACGAATAG
- a CDS encoding RidA family protein: protein MNINTSMLKRTAAAALLFGAVGAYAFAADSKLPSKYPAEPVHEVEFYGNPSSSISVGVSLPAGAAYLFTSGTVPPVLNKEGATVYERYGDTKTQAIGVLKSIEKQLADKGLTMKDVVYLRAYLTADAAKEGKFDYAGWNEAYGQFFNNAANPVKVARSTVGVASLVSPDWLIEIEAVAVYPKHHNQD from the coding sequence ATGAATATTAACACAAGCATGCTCAAGCGGACAGCAGCCGCAGCTCTACTATTTGGCGCCGTCGGCGCTTACGCCTTCGCAGCCGACTCGAAGCTGCCGAGCAAGTACCCGGCAGAGCCCGTTCACGAGGTCGAGTTCTATGGTAATCCGAGCTCGTCCATCTCGGTCGGCGTCTCCTTGCCCGCCGGGGCCGCCTACTTATTCACGAGCGGTACCGTTCCTCCTGTATTGAACAAGGAAGGAGCTACCGTATACGAGCGGTACGGAGATACGAAGACGCAGGCAATCGGCGTATTGAAGAGCATTGAGAAGCAATTGGCAGACAAAGGTCTGACGATGAAGGACGTTGTCTACTTGCGTGCTTACTTGACGGCTGATGCGGCTAAGGAGGGCAAGTTCGACTATGCGGGGTGGAATGAGGCGTACGGGCAATTTTTCAACAATGCCGCTAATCCTGTCAAGGTCGCTCGATCGACGGTTGGCGTCGCCTCGCTCGTCAGTCCGGATTGGCTTATCGAGATCGAGGCGGTAGCTGTCTATCCGAAGCATCATAACCAGGATTAA
- a CDS encoding MerR family transcriptional regulator codes for MENKIMSIGTVCEMTGLTERQIRYYEERKLIFPSRTHGGTRKYSLEDVETIREIGRQLQEGASTFELKELFTRGRKRLAPQSLLRLVVLMRSRSKRKERPPRASLAQQIQLLHISPKISRGMNGP; via the coding sequence ATGGAGAACAAGATCATGAGCATCGGCACCGTGTGTGAAATGACAGGTTTGACCGAGCGTCAAATCCGTTATTACGAGGAGCGCAAGCTGATTTTCCCCAGCCGAACCCATGGAGGCACGCGTAAATATTCGCTTGAGGACGTGGAGACGATTCGCGAGATCGGTCGACAGCTGCAGGAGGGAGCCAGCACGTTCGAGCTGAAGGAGCTGTTCACCCGCGGTCGCAAGCGGCTGGCGCCTCAATCACTATTACGACTGGTAGTGCTGATGCGCTCACGCTCAAAAAGAAAAGAGAGGCCGCCGCGGGCCTCTCTCGCTCAACAAATACAATTGTTGCACATCTCTCCAAAAATCAGTCGCGGCATGAATGGACCTTAG
- a CDS encoding twin-arginine translocase TatA/TatE family subunit: MPMNIGVPGLIMIIVVILLLFGPSKLPELGRAVGRTLHEFKSSTRSLVEQEDESRADAVDTKREAGRA; this comes from the coding sequence ATGCCGATGAATATTGGAGTACCGGGTCTCATTATGATTATTGTTGTCATCTTGCTCCTGTTCGGTCCGTCGAAGCTGCCGGAGCTCGGTCGTGCGGTTGGGCGTACGCTGCACGAGTTCAAGTCGTCGACCCGTAGTCTCGTGGAGCAGGAGGATGAATCGCGAGCCGATGCAGTGGATACAAAGAGAGAAGCAGGCCGTGCTTGA
- a CDS encoding Gfo/Idh/MocA family protein has protein sequence MAKHRFLLIGHGVISKRYRESFAPLANAEIVGVVGRSVEAAEAYAREHGLAHFGTRLEEVAQASGATAVIVCTPNAVHYENVMEAARLGLHCLCEKPLHIDPAKQQEMIDRCAASGVKLGVSYMRRFIPHLQLMKEIVASGKLGRITVVDVKIKHYRSRAYYGDSWHGTVEVDGGGPFIQQGSHIIDLAQWMCEGFAEVLEAKRFQVYHDIEVEDHGYAIIRYANGAVGMIEASTACPGMKQEMIEISGTEGTISATYHELLTFEVPGMEKPVLEPGASDNEKLFARLVADFVASLDEARAPYIDGAAAAKATELITAIYRKAGEPIRMVR, from the coding sequence ATGGCCAAGCATCGATTCCTACTGATTGGACATGGTGTCATCAGCAAGAGATACAGAGAGTCGTTCGCCCCGCTTGCGAATGCGGAGATTGTTGGCGTCGTCGGACGTAGTGTGGAGGCGGCAGAGGCTTACGCTCGTGAGCACGGGCTCGCGCACTTCGGCACGCGACTCGAGGAGGTGGCGCAAGCTTCTGGGGCGACCGCGGTCATCGTCTGCACGCCGAACGCCGTTCATTATGAGAACGTCATGGAGGCGGCGCGTCTTGGACTTCATTGCCTATGCGAGAAGCCGCTCCATATCGACCCGGCGAAGCAGCAGGAGATGATCGACCGCTGCGCGGCAAGCGGCGTGAAGCTGGGCGTCTCCTACATGCGCAGGTTCATTCCGCACCTGCAGCTGATGAAGGAGATCGTTGCATCGGGTAAGCTAGGTCGCATCACAGTTGTCGACGTGAAGATTAAGCATTATCGCTCGCGGGCGTACTATGGCGATTCGTGGCACGGCACGGTAGAGGTCGACGGCGGCGGGCCGTTCATCCAGCAGGGCAGTCACATTATTGATCTGGCGCAATGGATGTGCGAGGGGTTCGCGGAGGTGCTCGAGGCGAAGCGGTTCCAGGTGTATCACGACATTGAGGTCGAGGACCACGGCTATGCGATCATCCGGTATGCGAACGGAGCGGTCGGCATGATTGAGGCGTCGACGGCCTGTCCCGGTATGAAGCAGGAAATGATCGAAATATCCGGCACCGAGGGCACAATCTCGGCCACTTATCACGAGCTGTTGACGTTCGAGGTGCCGGGGATGGAGAAGCCGGTGCTCGAGCCGGGTGCCTCGGACAATGAGAAGCTGTTCGCGCGGCTCGTTGCTGACTTCGTCGCCTCGCTCGACGAGGCTCGCGCGCCGTACATTGACGGAGCTGCGGCTGCCAAGGCTACGGAGCTCATAACGGCGATCTATCGGAAGGCCGGCGAGCCGATTCGGATGGTGCGTTAG